A single Rattus norvegicus strain BN/NHsdMcwi chromosome 5, GRCr8, whole genome shotgun sequence DNA region contains:
- the Maneal gene encoding glycoprotein endo-alpha-1,2-mannosidase-like protein isoform X2 — translation MTTGSPQTTWYLPFWTLPISTTSRYGSHGAFYRYKNSMGKSLPLFYIYDSYLTSPEAWAHLLTQNGPHSIRNTPYDGVFIALLVEESHTHDILAAGFDGMYTYFASNGFSFGSSHQNWKAVKNFCDTNNLMFIPSVGPGYIDTSIRPWNNHNTRNRVNGKYYETALQAALTVRPEIVSITSFNEWHEGTQIEKAVPKTTPTRLYLDYLPHQPSLYLELTRRWAEHFIKEKEQWLM, via the coding sequence GTATGGCTCCCATGGTGCATTTTATCGGTATAAGAATAGCATGGGCAAGAGCCTCCCACTCTTTTATATCTACGACTCCTATCTGACATCCCCCGAGGCCTGGGCCCACCTCCTGACACAAAACGGGCCTCACTCTATCCGCAACACTCCCTATGATGGGGTCTTCATAGCTCTGCTTGTGGAGGAGAGCCACACCCACGACATCCTTGCTGCGGGATTCGACGGAATGTACACCTACTTTGCCTccaatggcttctcctttggCTCCTCCCACCAGAACTGGAAAGCTGTGAAGAATTTCTGTGATACCAACAACCTCATGTTCATCCCTAGTGTGGGGCCTGGGTACATTGACACCAGCATCCGGCCCTGGAACAACCATAATACTCGAAACAGAGTCAACGGCAAGTACTATGAGACAGCCCTGCAGGCAGCCCTGACTGTGAGGCCTGAGATAGTCTCCATCACCTCCTTCAATGAGTGGCACGAGGGCACACAAATCGAGAAAGCTGTCCCCAAGACGACGCCAACTCGCCTGTATCTGGACTACCTGCCTCACCAGCCCAGCCTTTATTTAGAGCTGACCCGACGCTGGGCAGAGCACTTCATCAAGGAAAAGGAGCAATGGCTGATGTGA